A genomic stretch from Thermonema lapsum includes:
- the hutI gene encoding imidazolonepropionase codes for MKIIGPFEQLLSMENMPLRGPIKDEECVVLENAGVLIEHGRVVRVGTFDRLLRDYPTARVEWIEEAAVAVPGLVDAHTHLCFAGSRAMDYCMRMAGKSYQEIAKAGGGILSSVRFTRAASGQELAEGISRRLHFLNTIGVTTCEIKSGYALDKEGELKMLRAIKAVQRRTAAHVVPTFLGAHTCPPEFQDKKAYLQFLIEEVLPVVKEEGLSGRVDIFVEDIAFSVEEARFYLQQAAAKGFHITVHADQFTPGGARLAVELKAQSADHLEASAQEDIAALAASDTVAVVLPGASLGLGIPFAPTRRLLDAGCIVAVASDWNPGSAPMGDLLVQTALLGIYEKLSSAELWAAITYRAAHALGLGQEVGRLQAGFWCDLAVFPTNDHREIWYAQGRMKPWGVWARGERLV; via the coding sequence ATGAAAATCATAGGACCTTTCGAGCAGTTGCTAAGTATGGAGAATATGCCTTTGCGTGGACCCATTAAAGATGAAGAATGCGTGGTGTTGGAAAATGCGGGGGTGCTTATCGAGCATGGACGGGTGGTGCGTGTGGGGACTTTCGATAGGCTGTTGCGCGATTATCCTACGGCACGTGTCGAGTGGATAGAGGAGGCAGCCGTAGCGGTGCCCGGTTTGGTAGATGCACACACACACCTGTGTTTTGCGGGCAGCCGTGCCATGGACTATTGCATGCGTATGGCAGGCAAGAGCTATCAAGAGATAGCCAAAGCTGGGGGTGGTATTCTCAGCTCGGTACGTTTTACGCGTGCCGCTTCCGGGCAGGAGCTCGCAGAAGGCATCAGCCGTCGTCTGCATTTTTTGAACACTATAGGCGTTACTACCTGTGAAATAAAAAGTGGTTATGCTCTGGATAAAGAAGGCGAGCTGAAAATGCTACGAGCTATTAAGGCAGTGCAGCGGCGTACGGCTGCACACGTGGTGCCTACTTTCTTAGGTGCGCACACTTGCCCGCCGGAATTTCAAGACAAAAAAGCGTACTTACAATTTTTAATTGAAGAAGTGCTACCTGTGGTGAAAGAAGAAGGCTTAAGTGGGCGTGTCGATATTTTTGTGGAAGACATCGCTTTTTCAGTAGAAGAGGCGCGCTTTTATTTGCAGCAGGCAGCAGCCAAAGGATTTCATATTACCGTGCACGCCGACCAATTTACGCCGGGAGGGGCACGTTTAGCTGTTGAGTTGAAGGCTCAAAGTGCCGACCACCTCGAAGCATCTGCTCAAGAAGACATTGCTGCTTTGGCGGCTTCTGACACTGTAGCGGTGGTATTGCCCGGTGCTTCTTTAGGTTTGGGTATTCCTTTTGCACCCACACGCCGCTTGTTGGATGCTGGTTGTATCGTTGCTGTTGCCTCGGATTGGAATCCCGGTTCGGCACCTATGGGCGACCTGTTGGTACAAACTGCCTTGCTGGGTATTTACGAGAAGTTGAGCAGTGCCGAGTTGTGGGCAGCCATTACCTATCGTGCGGCGCATGCCTTAGGTTTGGGACAAGAGGTCGGGCGTTTGCAAGCCGGCTTCTGGTGTGATTTGGCGGTCTTCCCCACAAACGACCATCGGGAGATATGGTATGCACAGGGGCGCATGAAGCCCTGGGGCGTATGGGCGCGTGGTGAACGTTTGGTGTAA
- the ispE gene encoding 4-(cytidine 5'-diphospho)-2-C-methyl-D-erythritol kinase translates to MAIAFPKAKINIGLYITEKRTDGYHNLCSCFYPIPFYDVLEILPAPNYSLHISGLNVPGAPEDNLCTKAFRLMQQKHGIDEVAIYLHKHIPMGAGLGGGSSDAAATLKLLNELFDLKLPTAILKEYAAALGSDCAFFIEEQAAICTGRGEICHPLPLSLYGYHLVVVYPELHISTANAYRHIQPAPVGYDLERFLCTHEPEAWGTVVVNRFEDYVLELYPDLALLKKQLYEAGACYASMSGSGSAFYGIFKKPLTDYQWSYPTWQFAIQND, encoded by the coding sequence ATGGCAATTGCATTTCCCAAAGCAAAAATCAATATCGGATTGTATATTACCGAGAAACGCACCGACGGTTATCACAACTTGTGCTCTTGTTTTTACCCCATTCCTTTTTATGATGTGCTGGAAATCCTGCCCGCCCCCAATTATAGTTTGCATATTTCGGGATTAAACGTGCCCGGTGCCCCCGAAGACAACCTTTGCACCAAAGCTTTCCGACTCATGCAGCAAAAGCATGGTATAGATGAAGTAGCCATCTACCTGCACAAACATATACCTATGGGAGCAGGGCTGGGCGGTGGCTCTTCTGATGCGGCTGCCACCCTGAAACTACTCAATGAACTTTTTGACCTGAAACTCCCCACTGCAATCCTCAAAGAATATGCAGCTGCTTTGGGCAGCGACTGCGCCTTTTTCATAGAGGAGCAAGCGGCAATATGTACCGGACGCGGCGAAATATGCCACCCACTCCCGCTTAGTCTTTATGGCTATCACTTGGTAGTCGTTTATCCTGAGCTACATATTAGCACTGCCAATGCGTATCGCCACATACAACCGGCGCCTGTCGGCTACGACTTGGAGCGCTTCTTGTGCACCCACGAACCCGAAGCATGGGGCACAGTGGTTGTAAACCGCTTCGAGGACTACGTGCTTGAACTATATCCTGATTTGGCTTTGTTAAAGAAACAGCTCTATGAAGCCGGTGCCTGCTATGCTTCCATGAGCGGCTCCGGTTCAGCTTTTTATGGTATATTTAAAAAACCATTGACAGACTACCAGTGGTCATATCCCACTTGGCAGTTTGCCATACAAAACGACTGA
- a CDS encoding carboxy terminal-processing peptidase, which produces MKRVLIALIPLSLVFLAFKYQQKQTSSPTLPAQVWEKFQDTLPVIRPGEMHQKRARVVSEMVSRYHYRQIPLNDSMSSAIFDMYLKELDENKLYFLASDIEDFEQYRYALDDHLLAGDVSVGFYIFNVYLRRNAERIQRNMHIIRQGFDFSKDEVYDRNRSQAKWAQSMTELDEAWRKVLKDQFLTSKLAGEADSAIQNRLIKRYERLQKSIMQTNAEDIFSSYLNALAHTYDPHTAYLSPIDADNFRSSMRRSLEGIGAVLSTENDYVIIREVRPGGPAYKSGKLHPNDKIIAVAQGDEGEFVDVVGWRLDEVVQMIRGPRGTVVRLLVLPAKDGANAKPMEVRMVREKITFEEQSAQKKVIVYTDNKGKKHKVGVIQVPAFYINIEEYQQGKPDYKSTTNDVRRLIGELQAEGIEGLVIDLRYNGGGSLKEAIDLTSLFIPRGPVVQVKDVDGKVRVNQTEEVTQVYDGKLVVLVNRLSASASEIFSGAIQDYRRGLVIGETTFGKGTVQSVIDLARYIGEQNQGQLNITLAKFYRISGESTQLKGVTPDIQLPSFYPEDEVGEASYPTALPWDKIAPASYKTLNFLSEKTIKQLQKQYDKLVQEKEYMQKLLSDIQKTRERYKRTTVSLNESKRKAEMETEREQKDDDEIESNNTQENSQEKPKVVDFSQEKDAYLKLATEMLLSW; this is translated from the coding sequence ATGAAAAGAGTTCTGATTGCCTTGATTCCTTTGAGCCTTGTTTTTTTGGCTTTCAAGTATCAACAAAAACAAACCTCCTCGCCCACTCTACCAGCCCAAGTGTGGGAAAAGTTTCAAGACACGCTGCCGGTCATTCGCCCGGGAGAAATGCATCAAAAGCGTGCCCGTGTGGTGAGTGAGATGGTTTCTCGCTATCATTATCGTCAGATTCCACTCAATGACTCGATGTCTTCGGCTATTTTTGATATGTATTTGAAAGAGCTGGACGAAAACAAACTTTACTTTTTAGCTTCCGACATCGAAGACTTTGAACAATACCGTTATGCCCTCGACGACCACCTGCTTGCCGGTGATGTAAGCGTGGGCTTCTACATTTTCAATGTGTATTTGCGGCGCAATGCCGAACGCATACAACGTAATATGCACATCATCCGCCAAGGCTTCGACTTCTCCAAAGACGAAGTCTATGACCGCAACCGCAGCCAAGCGAAGTGGGCACAGTCTATGACTGAACTGGACGAAGCATGGCGCAAGGTACTCAAAGACCAGTTCCTTACTTCCAAACTCGCAGGCGAAGCCGACAGCGCCATTCAAAACCGCCTGATTAAGCGCTATGAACGCCTGCAAAAGTCCATCATGCAAACCAATGCCGAAGATATATTTAGCAGCTACCTAAATGCACTGGCACACACCTACGACCCTCACACTGCCTACCTCTCGCCTATCGATGCCGATAATTTCCGCAGCAGCATGCGTCGTTCGCTGGAGGGCATCGGTGCTGTACTCTCTACCGAAAACGACTACGTTATCATACGCGAAGTGCGCCCGGGCGGTCCTGCCTACAAGAGCGGCAAGCTGCACCCCAATGATAAAATCATAGCCGTAGCCCAAGGCGATGAGGGTGAGTTTGTGGATGTAGTCGGCTGGCGTCTCGACGAAGTGGTACAAATGATTCGCGGTCCTCGGGGCACAGTAGTGCGCCTGCTGGTTTTGCCTGCCAAAGACGGTGCCAATGCCAAACCCATGGAAGTACGCATGGTGCGCGAAAAAATCACCTTTGAAGAACAATCGGCACAGAAGAAAGTGATTGTTTATACTGACAACAAAGGCAAAAAACACAAAGTAGGTGTTATACAAGTGCCTGCCTTTTATATCAATATCGAAGAGTATCAGCAAGGGAAACCCGACTACAAAAGTACTACCAACGACGTGCGCCGCCTGATAGGTGAGCTGCAAGCCGAAGGCATCGAAGGCTTGGTCATAGACCTCCGTTACAATGGGGGAGGCTCTTTGAAAGAAGCCATCGACTTGACCAGCTTGTTTATCCCACGTGGTCCGGTGGTGCAGGTCAAAGACGTAGATGGCAAGGTGCGTGTAAACCAAACCGAAGAGGTAACCCAAGTGTATGACGGCAAATTGGTGGTTTTGGTGAACCGCCTGAGCGCCTCCGCCTCGGAAATATTTTCCGGCGCCATTCAGGACTACCGCCGCGGGCTAGTCATTGGGGAAACTACCTTCGGCAAAGGCACTGTGCAAAGTGTCATTGACTTGGCTCGCTACATAGGCGAGCAAAACCAAGGGCAGCTCAACATCACTTTGGCAAAGTTCTACCGCATCTCGGGCGAGAGCACCCAGCTCAAAGGCGTTACGCCTGACATTCAGCTTCCCAGCTTCTACCCGGAAGATGAAGTAGGCGAAGCCTCCTATCCTACTGCCTTGCCATGGGATAAAATAGCACCCGCTTCCTACAAAACTCTGAACTTTTTGAGTGAAAAGACAATAAAGCAGCTGCAAAAGCAGTATGATAAGCTGGTGCAAGAAAAAGAATACATGCAAAAGCTGCTCAGCGACATACAAAAGACGCGTGAACGCTATAAACGTACTACGGTAAGCCTCAACGAAAGTAAACGAAAGGCAGAAATGGAAACAGAGCGTGAGCAAAAAGATGACGATGAAATCGAAAGCAACAACACACAGGAGAACTCGCAAGAAAAACCCAAAGTAGTCGATTTCTCGCAAGAAAAAGACGCCTACTTGAAATTAGCTACAGAAATGCTTTTAAGTTGGTAA
- a CDS encoding TonB-dependent receptor: MSLLSASAGIQNLLNAYQKDFDRGAQRDSNYIYGPARPRTFSIGIRLQP, translated from the coding sequence ATGTCCCTTCTTTCCGCATCTGCCGGCATACAAAACCTATTGAATGCTTACCAGAAAGACTTTGACAGAGGGGCACAGCGCGATTCCAACTATATCTATGGACCAGCGCGCCCCCGCACTTTCAGCATAGGCATACGCCTGCAGCCCTAA
- the asnB gene encoding asparagine synthase (glutamine-hydrolyzing): protein MCGITGVYAFNEIGRIALIHLQQATQSLAHRGPDAQDSFIDYFVGMGHCRLSIIDLSAAANQPMSDESGRYVIVFNGEIYNYRALREHLKEMGYSFRTQSDTEVLLNAYRHWGKDCLHQLHGFFAFAIYDKEDKSLFLARDRFGIKPLYWYLDEDRFLFASELRAILHYGIEKKVNATALLAYLQLNYVPAPLSMLDAVQQLEPGHFILLRRREMTKKCYYAIAPQAATTPPPDYEKAQKTLRDLLEKSVAKRLIADVPVGTFLSGGIDSSIVSILAAQQGQKIQAFSVSFPENRFYDELPYAEAVARQYHMEHLVFELREYDMLHHIDHILAHFDEPFADSSAVAVYMISKQASCKVKAILSGDGADEVFGGYQKHLAEYYARRWASWAWLFALPYQISRHLPQHRGGFLPNKIRQFNRFVEGVRLTPQERYWRWACIAGYQQALQLLQPAFKEAQSLKSFEDLRLGYIQNISGYDLNEVLHADLRLVLPNDMLKKVDSMSMAHALEVRVPFLDHEVVEFAFSLPGSYKVSGGMRKRLLQDTFRELLPKMLYKRPKKGFEVPIAEWLRGPLRWRVEHEWLEEDFIQTQSIFDVHAVNQLKKQLFSNNPGDAHARLWALISFQVWWKKVFQS, encoded by the coding sequence ATGTGTGGAATCACCGGCGTGTATGCCTTCAACGAAATCGGGCGTATTGCTCTAATTCATCTGCAGCAGGCAACCCAAAGCCTTGCACACCGAGGACCCGATGCACAAGATTCTTTTATAGATTATTTCGTGGGCATGGGGCATTGCCGCTTGTCTATCATAGACCTGTCGGCGGCTGCCAATCAACCCATGAGCGACGAGAGCGGGCGTTATGTGATTGTTTTCAACGGAGAAATATACAACTACCGTGCGCTGCGTGAACACCTGAAAGAGATGGGCTATTCGTTTCGCACACAGTCAGATACGGAAGTATTGTTGAATGCCTACCGTCATTGGGGGAAAGACTGCCTGCATCAGCTACACGGCTTTTTTGCCTTTGCTATCTACGACAAAGAAGACAAAAGTTTATTTTTAGCCCGTGACCGTTTCGGCATCAAGCCACTGTATTGGTACTTAGATGAAGACCGTTTTTTGTTTGCCTCTGAATTGCGTGCCATTCTGCATTATGGCATAGAAAAAAAAGTGAATGCCACCGCTCTGCTGGCATACCTCCAGCTAAACTATGTACCTGCCCCCCTCAGCATGCTGGATGCTGTGCAGCAACTCGAACCCGGACACTTTATTTTGCTGCGTAGGCGTGAAATGACCAAAAAGTGCTACTATGCTATAGCGCCCCAAGCCGCTACCACACCGCCCCCAGACTATGAAAAAGCCCAGAAAACACTGCGCGACCTTTTGGAAAAATCTGTGGCTAAACGCCTGATTGCCGATGTGCCCGTAGGCACTTTTCTAAGTGGCGGCATCGACTCCTCTATAGTCAGTATTTTGGCAGCCCAGCAGGGGCAAAAGATACAGGCTTTTTCGGTCAGTTTTCCAGAAAACCGCTTCTACGACGAGCTCCCCTACGCCGAAGCCGTCGCAAGGCAATACCACATGGAGCATCTTGTATTTGAGCTGCGCGAATATGACATGCTGCATCATATCGACCACATACTGGCGCACTTCGACGAGCCCTTTGCCGATTCTTCTGCGGTAGCTGTTTACATGATTAGCAAACAGGCAAGCTGCAAAGTAAAAGCTATTTTGTCGGGTGATGGTGCAGACGAAGTTTTTGGTGGTTATCAAAAGCATTTGGCAGAGTATTATGCACGCCGCTGGGCATCATGGGCATGGTTGTTTGCATTGCCTTATCAGATAAGCCGGCACCTGCCCCAACATAGGGGCGGTTTCTTGCCCAATAAAATACGACAATTCAATCGTTTTGTAGAAGGGGTGCGTTTGACTCCCCAAGAACGCTACTGGCGGTGGGCTTGCATTGCCGGGTACCAGCAGGCACTTCAGTTGCTTCAACCTGCCTTCAAAGAAGCTCAAAGCCTCAAAAGTTTTGAAGACTTACGCCTTGGCTATATTCAAAACATTAGCGGATACGACCTGAACGAAGTTTTGCATGCAGACCTGCGTTTGGTGCTTCCGAACGACATGTTGAAAAAAGTAGATAGCATGTCTATGGCACATGCATTGGAAGTGCGGGTGCCGTTTCTGGACCACGAAGTAGTCGAGTTTGCCTTTTCACTGCCGGGCAGTTACAAAGTGTCGGGGGGCATGCGCAAACGCCTCTTACAGGACACCTTCCGCGAATTGCTGCCCAAAATGCTGTATAAACGCCCCAAAAAAGGCTTTGAGGTGCCTATTGCCGAATGGCTGCGCGGTCCTTTGCGCTGGCGCGTAGAGCACGAATGGTTAGAAGAAGATTTCATCCAAACGCAAAGCATTTTTGACGTTCATGCAGTCAATCAGCTCAAAAAACAATTGTTTTCCAATAATCCGGGCGATGCTCATGCACGCCTGTGGGCACTGATTTCGTTTCAAGTATGGTGGAAAAAAGTATTTCAAAGCTAA
- a CDS encoding geranylgeranylglycerol-phosphate geranylgeranyltransferase, with protein sequence MRLLRLPNLLMIVLVLVFSKYFLYEHSLHALLDASFWLFVGSVVCTAAAGYIINDYYDIKIDAINRPQRVVVGRHISRRQGLLLYTLLNVLGLLLAFPLSLFLAMAVLGVQFLLWFYSGVLKRTAFWGNALIALLSALPLLLLALLEKEASPTLWLYACFAFIMTLIREIVKDLEDLHGDRTHGCRTLAILWGLPQTRKLLYVLLVFMGILLLGSYWLLPVRAAIYLLSTTTPAAAYLLWKLAHADTQKEFHFLSQYLKFMMLLGISSLLFL encoded by the coding sequence ATGCGCTTGCTGCGCCTGCCCAATCTGCTCATGATAGTGCTGGTGTTGGTGTTCAGCAAGTATTTCCTTTATGAGCACAGCCTGCATGCCCTCTTGGATGCTTCTTTTTGGCTGTTTGTGGGCAGCGTGGTATGCACTGCAGCAGCAGGCTACATCATCAACGATTATTACGACATAAAAATAGATGCCATCAACCGCCCCCAAAGGGTGGTAGTTGGACGACACATCAGCCGGCGGCAAGGCTTGTTGCTCTATACCCTGCTCAATGTTTTAGGTCTTCTGCTTGCTTTTCCTCTGTCGCTCTTTCTTGCTATGGCTGTATTAGGGGTTCAGTTCTTGCTTTGGTTTTACTCTGGTGTATTAAAGCGTACCGCCTTTTGGGGCAATGCCTTGATTGCCCTACTTTCTGCCCTCCCCTTGTTGTTGCTTGCCCTGCTCGAGAAAGAAGCTTCTCCCACCCTTTGGCTTTATGCCTGCTTTGCGTTTATCATGACGCTCATCCGCGAAATAGTCAAAGACTTGGAAGACCTGCACGGCGACCGCACCCACGGATGCCGCACCCTGGCTATTTTATGGGGGCTACCCCAAACAAGAAAGCTGCTGTATGTCTTGCTCGTGTTTATGGGCATTCTTCTGCTGGGCAGCTACTGGCTGCTGCCGGTGCGGGCTGCCATTTATCTGCTAAGCACCACAACGCCGGCTGCGGCTTACCTGCTTTGGAAGCTGGCTCATGCAGACACCCAAAAGGAGTTTCATTTTTTGAGTCAATACTTAAAGTTTATGATGCTGTTGGGCATCAGCAGTCTATTGTTTTTGTGA
- a CDS encoding phospho-sugar mutase, with protein sequence MTTNTTLSPEIEARVKEWTQPPFDEDTCQAVLQMLKEGNIQALQDAFYTDLEFGTGGLRGIMGVGTNRMNRYTVGLATHGLALYLKEQFPNEQLRVAIAHDSRHQSDYFAQVTASVFSAHGIEVFLFDNLRPTPLLSFAIRELKCHSGVVITASHNPPAYNGYKAYWKDGAQLVAPHDQAVIQKVKQARIEEVPLSARPELIHTIGPELEERYVQKICALSIQRECVEKHSHMPIVYTPLHGTGITLVPRLMQRWGFHNLHVVEAQAQPDGSFPTVKYPNPEETEALKLAIELGKKVKAALILANDPDADRLGIAVPDDSGEYVLLNGNQTACLLLYYLAKHRKTDTLPLYIVKTIVSTPLIEKIAEAHGLRCYDTLTGFKNIAAIMRQKEGVEQFLMAAEESYGYLIEDFVRDKDGISACAMIAEVTAWAKEHYGGLLQLLRHIHLEYGLYYEGLLSITKEGAEGQAVIQAMMQAFREQPPRTLGGSPVVEIRDYLKKKAWNPSSEKARALDTPASNLLQFLTEEGALVSVRPSGTEPKIKFYFSVSAPLTSASDYGNTLKQLQEKIKQLQQEMLK encoded by the coding sequence ATGACTACCAATACAACACTATCGCCAGAAATAGAAGCACGAGTAAAGGAATGGACACAACCGCCCTTCGATGAAGATACATGCCAGGCGGTGCTTCAAATGCTTAAAGAAGGCAATATTCAAGCCCTCCAAGATGCTTTTTACACAGACTTAGAATTCGGCACCGGTGGCTTGCGTGGCATCATGGGCGTAGGCACCAACCGCATGAACCGTTACACTGTGGGCTTGGCTACTCATGGATTGGCACTCTATTTAAAAGAGCAGTTTCCTAATGAGCAACTGCGTGTAGCCATAGCACACGACAGCCGGCACCAAAGCGATTATTTTGCCCAAGTTACTGCCAGTGTATTTTCAGCACATGGTATTGAAGTTTTTTTATTTGACAACCTGCGTCCTACCCCACTGCTTTCGTTTGCTATACGGGAACTGAAATGCCATAGCGGGGTAGTCATCACAGCCTCTCACAACCCACCTGCCTATAACGGCTACAAAGCCTACTGGAAAGACGGAGCACAGTTGGTAGCACCCCACGACCAAGCCGTTATACAAAAAGTAAAGCAGGCGCGCATAGAAGAAGTACCGCTCAGCGCCCGCCCCGAGCTGATTCATACCATCGGTCCAGAGCTGGAAGAGCGCTATGTACAAAAGATTTGTGCTCTGTCCATTCAAAGAGAATGCGTGGAAAAACACAGCCACATGCCCATTGTATATACCCCCTTGCATGGCACAGGCATCACCTTGGTGCCTCGACTGATGCAACGGTGGGGCTTTCATAACTTACATGTGGTAGAAGCGCAAGCCCAACCCGACGGTAGCTTCCCTACGGTGAAGTACCCCAATCCAGAAGAGACAGAAGCCCTAAAACTGGCTATAGAACTGGGCAAGAAAGTAAAAGCAGCCCTCATATTGGCAAATGACCCCGACGCCGACCGTCTGGGCATTGCTGTACCCGATGACTCGGGCGAGTATGTACTGCTCAACGGCAACCAAACCGCCTGCCTTTTGCTCTACTACCTTGCCAAGCACCGAAAAACCGACACCCTGCCGCTCTATATCGTCAAAACCATTGTGAGCACTCCTCTCATAGAAAAAATAGCAGAGGCACACGGACTCCGTTGCTACGATACCCTTACCGGTTTTAAGAACATCGCTGCCATCATGCGCCAAAAAGAAGGGGTGGAGCAGTTCCTGATGGCTGCCGAAGAAAGCTATGGTTATCTGATAGAAGACTTCGTGCGCGACAAAGATGGCATTTCGGCTTGTGCCATGATAGCCGAAGTAACTGCTTGGGCAAAAGAGCACTACGGTGGATTGTTGCAGTTGCTCAGGCATATACACCTTGAATATGGGCTTTATTACGAAGGGCTCTTGTCTATTACTAAAGAAGGGGCAGAAGGGCAAGCAGTGATACAAGCAATGATGCAGGCTTTTCGCGAACAGCCCCCAAGAACTTTAGGAGGAAGCCCCGTAGTAGAAATACGCGACTATCTCAAAAAGAAGGCATGGAACCCCTCTTCCGAGAAAGCGCGCGCGCTGGATACTCCCGCTTCCAATTTGCTGCAGTTTCTTACCGAAGAAGGCGCCTTGGTTTCGGTGCGCCCCTCGGGTACGGAACCCAAAATCAAATTCTATTTTAGCGTATCGGCGCCTCTCACCTCCGCAAGCGATTATGGCAATACACTCAAACAACTGCAAGAGAAAATAAAGCAGCTGCAACAAGAGATGCTAAAATAA
- a CDS encoding SusD/RagB family nutrient-binding outer membrane lipoprotein — MKRANKILALVALFLLTISYGCKDLTKLNENPKVPSKVPSETLFANAVRNLSDQLATPNVNSGIFRLLAQQWAQTTYIDESNYDLATRNIPQNFWNRIYLGVIKNLREAKRLYAEEKYAAGTTDAKIRANREAITELVEVYAWHILVFTYGDIPYSQAMDINNPQPAYDDAYDIVRNLLTRIDAAYAKLDNGYEAFGAYDLIYGDDINLWKKFAASLKLRIAMLLADVPGFNAQAAVEDAVSKGVFTSQAERAAFRYLSAPPNTNPVWVDLVQSGRKDFVAANTLVDSMNAKSDPRVPFYFTKDASGGYSGGIYGDNNNYATYSKPSDIVTAPNAEHILLDYVEVEFLLAAAVERGYNVGGAASSHFKNAVIASAEYWGVDHPAASAFASGLPYSGTTDIGEQMWVAMYNRGWEAWTYWRFFDAPTLEAPPDAQWPVVPVRYPYPVQEQNLNEANWRAAVQKIGGDDIPTVKLFWDRN; from the coding sequence ATGAAAAGAGCAAATAAAATATTGGCATTGGTCGCCTTGTTTTTACTGACCATCTCGTATGGTTGTAAAGACCTGACCAAACTAAACGAAAACCCCAAGGTACCCTCAAAGGTGCCTTCAGAGACCTTGTTTGCCAACGCAGTGCGTAATTTGAGTGACCAATTGGCAACGCCCAACGTGAACTCCGGCATTTTCCGCCTCTTGGCTCAACAATGGGCGCAAACTACTTATATTGATGAGTCTAACTACGACTTGGCAACTCGTAACATTCCTCAAAACTTTTGGAATAGGATTTACCTGGGTGTAATCAAGAATTTGCGGGAAGCCAAACGTTTGTATGCAGAGGAAAAGTATGCGGCAGGTACCACCGATGCTAAAATCCGTGCCAACCGTGAAGCCATTACCGAACTCGTAGAGGTGTACGCATGGCATATCCTTGTGTTTACCTATGGCGACATTCCTTATTCACAGGCGATGGACATCAACAACCCACAGCCGGCTTACGATGATGCCTATGATATAGTGCGGAACTTGCTGACACGTATCGATGCAGCCTATGCCAAGCTGGACAATGGTTATGAGGCTTTCGGTGCTTATGACCTGATTTATGGCGACGACATAAACCTCTGGAAAAAGTTCGCAGCCAGCTTGAAGCTTCGCATTGCCATGCTCTTGGCAGATGTTCCGGGTTTCAATGCACAAGCAGCCGTGGAAGACGCTGTCAGCAAGGGGGTATTTACCAGTCAAGCAGAGCGCGCAGCTTTCCGTTACTTATCTGCTCCACCCAATACCAACCCCGTATGGGTTGACTTGGTGCAATCAGGGCGTAAAGATTTTGTGGCAGCCAATACCCTGGTTGATTCTATGAATGCAAAAAGTGACCCTCGGGTGCCTTTCTATTTCACGAAAGACGCAAGTGGTGGCTATTCGGGTGGAATATACGGGGACAACAACAACTATGCTACTTACTCGAAGCCAAGCGATATTGTAACTGCCCCGAATGCTGAGCACATCCTCCTGGATTATGTGGAAGTTGAGTTCTTGCTGGCAGCAGCTGTCGAGCGTGGATACAATGTAGGAGGAGCTGCCTCGAGCCACTTTAAAAATGCAGTGATTGCTTCGGCTGAGTATTGGGGGGTAGATCATCCTGCAGCCAGTGCTTTTGCGAGCGGACTTCCTTATAGCGGTACCACTGATATCGGTGAACAAATGTGGGTAGCGATGTACAATCGTGGCTGGGAAGCTTGGACCTACTGGCGTTTCTTTGATGCACCTACCTTGGAAGCACCTCCCGATGCTCAATGGCCTGTGGTACCGGTGCGCTATCCTTATCCGGTACAGGAGCAAAACCTGAATGAAGCTAACTGGAGAGCAGCAGTACAGAAAATAGGAGGGGATGACATACCCACTGTCAAACTCTTCTGGGATAGAAATTAA